A DNA window from Microcystis aeruginosa NIES-843 contains the following coding sequences:
- a CDS encoding CmpA/NrtA family ABC transporter substrate-binding protein — protein sequence MSKLSRRRFIFTAGATAVGTAILHGCATPNNTATSPSPAGSPAASPAASGETPEVTTAKLGFIALTDAAPLIIAKEKGLFAKHGMPDVQVMKQASWAATRDNLELGSAGNGIDGSHILSPMPYLMTLGKITKQPVPMYILARLNTNGQAISISKSHADLKLDLDSSKLKETLTKAKSAGKEMKAAVTFPGGNHDLFMRYWLSAGGIDPNNDISLIVVPPPQMVANMKVGTMDAFCVGEPWNAQIVSKGLGYTALITGEFWKDHPEKAFALRADWVDKNPKAAKALTMAVLEAQQWCNDPANVKEMCEIISGREWLKIDPADILGRMQGNIDFGDGRKIENSPVAMKFWADNASYPYKSHDTWFVTEDIRWGYIPADTDIKALVDKVNREDIWREAAKALNVPADQIPTSTSRGVETFFDGVKFDPENPQAYLDSLKIKKI from the coding sequence ATGAGTAAACTTTCTAGACGTAGATTTATCTTCACTGCCGGGGCAACTGCCGTAGGAACAGCAATTCTCCACGGTTGCGCCACTCCCAATAATACCGCAACCAGTCCCTCCCCGGCCGGCAGTCCTGCCGCTTCCCCCGCTGCCAGTGGAGAAACTCCCGAAGTCACCACCGCTAAACTAGGTTTTATTGCCCTCACCGACGCTGCCCCCTTAATTATCGCTAAAGAAAAAGGTTTATTCGCTAAACACGGGATGCCCGATGTGCAAGTGATGAAACAAGCTTCTTGGGCTGCAACCCGGGATAACCTCGAATTAGGTTCGGCGGGTAACGGTATCGACGGGTCCCACATCCTCAGCCCCATGCCCTACCTAATGACCTTGGGCAAAATCACCAAACAGCCCGTACCGATGTATATTCTGGCACGTTTGAATACCAACGGTCAGGCGATATCGATCTCCAAATCCCACGCGGATTTAAAACTCGACCTCGACAGTTCTAAACTCAAAGAAACCCTCACCAAAGCGAAATCTGCCGGCAAAGAAATGAAAGCTGCCGTCACCTTTCCGGGGGGCAACCACGACCTGTTCATGCGTTACTGGCTATCTGCGGGCGGCATCGATCCCAATAATGACATCTCCCTCATCGTCGTTCCCCCGCCGCAGATGGTGGCCAATATGAAAGTCGGCACCATGGACGCGTTCTGTGTCGGCGAACCGTGGAACGCCCAAATCGTCTCCAAAGGCCTCGGGTACACTGCCCTGATCACTGGAGAATTCTGGAAGGATCACCCTGAAAAAGCCTTCGCTTTACGCGCCGATTGGGTGGATAAAAATCCCAAGGCGGCAAAAGCTTTAACCATGGCTGTTCTGGAAGCGCAGCAATGGTGCAACGATCCCGCTAATGTTAAGGAAATGTGCGAGATTATTTCAGGACGGGAATGGCTGAAAATTGACCCCGCCGATATCTTGGGAAGAATGCAAGGTAATATCGATTTCGGTGATGGTCGCAAAATTGAAAATAGCCCCGTAGCCATGAAATTCTGGGCTGATAACGCTTCCTATCCCTACAAGAGTCATGATACTTGGTTTGTGACTGAAGACATCCGTTGGGGCTATATTCCCGCCGATACGGACATCAAAGCTTTAGTTGATAAGGTTAACCGGGAAGATATCTGGAGGGAAGCCGCTAAAGCCCTCAATGTTCCCGCCGACCAAATTCCCACCTCTACCTCTCGCGGCGTGGAAACTTTCTTTGATGGCGTGAAATTTGACCCCGAAAATCCCCAAGCCTACCTCGATTCCCTCAAGATCAAGAAGATTTAA
- a CDS encoding TIGR04168 family protein has translation MVSSFPRTYKIAVIGDVHDQWEIEDNLALEALQVDLALFVGDFGNESLEIVGRIASLSLPKAVILGNHDAWYSATSWGRKKCPYDRNKEDRVTAQLELLGVAHVGYSKLDLPSLELSIVGGRPFTWGGSEWKNGEFFQERYNISSFAESTAKIIANIQDTAYNNLIFLGHNGPAGLGKEAEAICGRDWQPLGGDHGDPDLAAAIEQAQLLGKQVPLVSFGHMHHRLRHTTSRLRNPVVTSEMGTVYLNAASVPRILHSDTGKSRNFSLVTLEEGLVTEASLIWLNDNFEIISNRKLYHSGSSIDRLSPQSCYS, from the coding sequence ATGGTAAGTTCTTTCCCTCGCACCTATAAAATCGCCGTCATCGGTGACGTTCACGACCAATGGGAAATAGAAGATAATTTAGCTCTAGAAGCTTTACAAGTGGATTTAGCCCTATTTGTCGGCGATTTTGGCAATGAATCCCTAGAAATTGTCGGCCGGATTGCTAGTTTGTCCTTACCAAAAGCCGTTATTCTCGGTAATCACGACGCTTGGTATAGTGCCACCTCCTGGGGACGAAAAAAATGTCCCTACGATCGCAACAAGGAAGATCGTGTCACCGCCCAGTTAGAATTATTAGGGGTTGCTCATGTGGGTTACTCAAAACTAGACCTACCCAGTTTAGAGCTTTCGATTGTTGGGGGTCGTCCCTTTACTTGGGGGGGATCCGAGTGGAAAAATGGAGAATTTTTTCAAGAACGCTATAATATCAGCAGTTTTGCCGAATCTACCGCCAAAATTATCGCTAATATTCAAGATACTGCCTATAATAACCTGATTTTTTTAGGTCACAATGGTCCGGCCGGACTGGGAAAGGAAGCGGAAGCTATCTGTGGTCGCGATTGGCAACCCTTGGGAGGGGACCACGGGGACCCGGATTTAGCAGCGGCCATCGAACAAGCACAGCTATTAGGAAAACAGGTTCCTCTCGTCAGTTTCGGTCATATGCACCACCGTCTCCGTCATACTACTTCCCGTTTACGCAATCCCGTGGTCACTTCCGAGATGGGAACTGTTTATCTGAATGCTGCCAGTGTCCCTCGTATTCTCCACTCCGATACGGGTAAATCTCGCAATTTTTCCCTAGTCACTCTTGAAGAAGGTCTAGTCACAGAAGCATCTTTAATCTGGTTGAACGATAATTTCGAGATTATCAGTAATAGAAAACTTTATCACTCCGGGTCATCAATCGATCGCCTATCTCCCCAATCTTGTTATTCTTAA
- a CDS encoding IS4 family transposase → MLENELGRARYLLLLMIVGTLQILKQAKLEILAEALPIPILFESRRKKLKRFLKLEILNIEKIWFPVLKEMLKQQQRFTTKGLAYIAIDRTSWGAINILMVSLIYDKRAMPIYWEILDKKGSSNLEEQQRVLEKTLTVLSGHKIVVLGDREFCSVSLGKWLQKQSLYFCLRQKKSTNVKTKEGIYQEMRALGLSPGTKLFLNDVNITKEKGFGEFNLAGKWKKTYRGFPTKEPWYILTNFGDLETAIMAYQKRFDIEEMFRDFKSGGYSLEGSQLAPKYLSKLIIVIAIAYTSATLQGKKIKDMGIQKYVTRPEKRYKRQRRHSSFYVGQHLYHWLQLHQMFPKNIEELMQISRYRLKDYIKGQRAISLALSTF, encoded by the coding sequence GTGTTAGAAAATGAACTGGGACGAGCCAGATATCTACTGTTGTTAATGATAGTTGGAACCTTGCAAATACTAAAGCAAGCTAAGTTAGAGATATTAGCTGAAGCCTTACCAATACCAATCCTGTTTGAGAGTCGGAGAAAAAAACTAAAAAGATTTTTAAAGCTGGAAATTCTGAATATTGAAAAAATCTGGTTTCCGGTCCTAAAAGAGATGTTAAAACAGCAGCAGAGATTCACAACAAAAGGATTAGCGTATATTGCTATAGACCGGACAAGTTGGGGAGCAATAAATATCTTGATGGTGAGTCTAATTTATGACAAGAGAGCCATGCCAATCTATTGGGAGATATTAGATAAAAAAGGAAGTAGTAATCTCGAAGAACAGCAGCGAGTATTAGAAAAAACATTGACCGTGCTATCAGGTCATAAAATAGTGGTGTTAGGAGATAGAGAATTTTGCTCGGTCAGTCTTGGAAAGTGGCTTCAGAAGCAGAGTTTATACTTTTGCTTAAGACAAAAAAAAAGTACAAATGTCAAGACAAAAGAAGGAATTTATCAAGAAATGAGAGCCTTAGGTTTAAGTCCAGGAACTAAACTATTTTTAAATGATGTTAATATTACAAAAGAGAAGGGATTTGGCGAGTTTAACTTAGCGGGTAAGTGGAAAAAAACTTATCGGGGTTTTCCAACAAAAGAGCCTTGGTATATTCTGACTAACTTTGGAGATTTAGAGACGGCAATAATGGCCTATCAAAAAAGATTTGATATTGAGGAGATGTTCCGAGATTTTAAGTCGGGAGGCTATAGCTTAGAAGGTTCTCAATTAGCACCGAAATACCTATCAAAGCTGATAATTGTTATAGCTATCGCCTATACAAGTGCCACACTACAAGGTAAAAAAATTAAGGATATGGGAATCCAAAAATATGTTACAAGACCTGAAAAAAGATATAAACGTCAACGCAGACACAGCAGTTTTTATGTGGGTCAACATCTCTATCATTGGCTCCAGCTACATCAAATGTTCCCAAAAAATATAGAAGAGCTAATGCAAATTAGCCGCTATCGGTTGAAGGATTACATCAAAGGACAAAGAGCGATATCGCTTGCCCTATCTACCTTCTAG
- a CDS encoding NUDIX hydrolase encodes MTNLKKWQIIKSELVFHNRWCQVRQDAVKLSSGQVIDDYFVNIRPEIVLVVPVTGDNQLVFVRQYRHGVKEILLEFPAGAVDAGEDDITAAARREFEEETGYQSDSLIPLAVLYDNPVKDTNRIHIFLALNATPTGQQKLDITEEIEVILRPLQEINPQEITVSGSLAAFYLARDFLKQN; translated from the coding sequence ATGACTAATTTAAAAAAATGGCAAATTATTAAATCCGAGCTAGTTTTTCATAATCGTTGGTGTCAAGTCCGTCAAGACGCAGTGAAGTTATCCTCTGGACAAGTTATCGATGATTATTTCGTTAATATTCGTCCTGAAATTGTTTTAGTTGTTCCAGTTACTGGGGATAATCAATTGGTTTTTGTCCGTCAATATCGTCACGGAGTTAAGGAAATTTTATTGGAATTTCCCGCCGGGGCAGTAGATGCGGGTGAAGATGATATTACTGCGGCAGCGCGTCGGGAATTCGAGGAGGAAACCGGTTATCAAAGTGATTCTCTAATACCTCTGGCTGTTTTGTACGATAATCCCGTTAAAGATACTAACAGAATTCATATTTTTTTGGCTCTTAATGCTACTCCCACAGGTCAACAAAAGTTAGATATTACCGAGGAAATTGAAGTTATTCTTCGACCTTTACAGGAAATTAATCCACAGGAAATTACCGTCTCTGGTAGTTTAGCTGCTTTCTATCTAGCGAGGGATTTTTTAAAGCAAAATTAA
- a CDS encoding cysteine desulfurase family protein, which produces MQIYLDYSATTPTHPQVIERVATILQHHWGNPSSLHTWGQDTATVIEMAREQVAGLINANPDQIIFTSGGTEADNLAIIGVAQQYNRPRHIIISSVEHSAIAEPCKQLEQQGWQITRLPVNRQGRVNPLDLKAAIQSDTVLISIIYGQSEVGTLQPIEELGSIARERGVLFHTDAVQVAARCDIDVRKLPVDLSSLSSHKIYGMQGSGALYVRAGVDILPLLRGGGQEKGLRSGTPAVPAIAAFGLAAELAQKDLISEKMRLIALRDRLFDLFADYPYLLPTGDRFYRLPHHVSFIVRPDDDSHITGKQLVRQLNLAGIGISSGSACHSGKLSPSPILKAMGYSDREALAGIRLTLGRDTSAADIDWTALVLKQVIDRCLSALIVSKS; this is translated from the coding sequence ATGCAAATTTATCTTGACTATAGCGCCACTACCCCCACTCATCCCCAAGTAATCGAGCGGGTTGCCACTATTCTCCAGCATCATTGGGGCAATCCCTCCAGTTTACACACTTGGGGACAGGATACGGCGACAGTCATCGAAATGGCCAGAGAACAGGTGGCAGGGTTAATTAATGCCAATCCGGACCAGATTATCTTCACTTCTGGCGGCACGGAAGCGGATAATTTAGCAATTATCGGGGTTGCTCAACAGTATAACCGCCCCCGTCATATTATTATTTCTAGTGTGGAACATTCTGCGATCGCTGAACCCTGTAAACAATTAGAGCAGCAAGGTTGGCAAATTACTCGTCTTCCCGTCAATCGTCAAGGTAGAGTTAATCCTTTAGACCTAAAAGCCGCAATTCAAAGCGATACGGTCTTAATCTCCATTATTTACGGACAAAGTGAGGTGGGAACCTTACAACCGATTGAAGAATTGGGCAGCATTGCCAGAGAAAGGGGTGTTCTTTTTCACACCGATGCGGTGCAGGTGGCGGCAAGATGCGATATTGATGTGCGGAAACTGCCCGTAGATTTATCATCTCTTTCTAGCCATAAAATTTATGGAATGCAAGGATCGGGAGCTTTATACGTCAGAGCGGGTGTCGATATTTTACCATTACTGCGGGGCGGTGGTCAGGAAAAAGGTCTGCGATCGGGAACCCCAGCCGTACCAGCGATCGCTGCTTTCGGTTTAGCGGCCGAATTAGCCCAAAAAGACTTAATTAGCGAAAAAATGCGTTTAATAGCCCTGCGAGATCGATTATTTGACCTCTTCGCCGATTATCCTTATCTGCTGCCCACGGGGGACCGATTCTATCGTTTACCCCACCACGTCAGCTTTATTGTCCGTCCGGACGATGACAGTCACATCACGGGAAAACAGCTAGTTCGTCAGCTTAATTTAGCAGGAATCGGCATTAGTTCCGGATCCGCCTGTCATAGTGGCAAACTTTCCCCCAGTCCAATTTTAAAAGCTATGGGCTACAGCGATCGAGAAGCATTGGCGGGAATTCGTTTAACCCTGGGAAGGGACACCAGCGCAGCCGATATCGATTGGACGGCTCTAGTATTAAAACAAGTGATTGATCGCTGTTTATCTGCCTTAATTGTTAGCAAGAGTTAG